A window of the Pedobacter cryoconitis genome harbors these coding sequences:
- a CDS encoding RNA polymerase sigma-70 factor: MANYNAFTDSELILLLNEDNDAAFREIYLRYDKLLYLYAYKKLRNKEEAKDVVQDVFTWLLNNRKEIHLKVCLSAYLYKAVLHKIFDIFKHKGIIKKYAESGEHYIELDSVETDYLIREKDITALITQEIAAMPPKMREIYLLKRKSYLSTKEIALQLGVSEHTVSTQLKRAMKHLRIKLGLVAYLLWILKM; encoded by the coding sequence ATGGCCAACTATAATGCCTTTACTGACAGTGAATTGATTCTTTTGTTAAACGAGGATAATGATGCTGCGTTTAGGGAGATTTATCTCCGGTACGATAAACTTTTATACTTATACGCCTATAAGAAGTTAAGAAACAAAGAAGAGGCTAAAGATGTTGTTCAGGACGTGTTCACCTGGTTGTTAAATAACCGTAAGGAGATCCATTTAAAAGTCTGTCTGTCTGCCTACCTCTATAAAGCAGTGCTTCATAAAATATTCGATATTTTCAAACATAAGGGTATAATTAAAAAATATGCCGAAAGCGGGGAGCATTATATCGAACTCGATTCTGTGGAAACTGATTATTTGATCCGGGAAAAGGATATTACTGCTTTAATAACGCAGGAAATTGCCGCAATGCCGCCCAAAATGAGAGAAATTTATCTTTTAAAAAGAAAAAGCTATTTAAGTACCAAAGAAATTGCCCTGCAATTGGGTGTCTCCGAACATACCGTGTCGACACAACTCAAAAGAGCTATGAAACATCTCCGGATAAAACTCGGACTGGTGGCTTATCTTTTGTGGATTTTGAAAATGTAA
- a CDS encoding FecR family protein, whose amino-acid sequence MKKDVKEVLDKISSGNYNPEEETIAKLWLHQLHQNDEAGLSEQEIQEVSDQMWLSLEPNKKQPQLNKYRKLVVYMAAAASLALIIGVGLYFNQPPPLSKSIQAKAFANDIPAGSNKAYLTLANGKKLALTNSANGTLAEEAGIKITKTADGQLVYTIADQGEKGIAGYNSIETPRGGQYQLNLPDGTKIWINSASSLKYPASFASLKERRVELSGEAYFEVAKDKTHPFIVKSGRQEIQVLGTHFDVNAYPDEQLIKTTLLEGSVKLNKQVVLKPGEQSSLTGEKFTVKAVNVNDAVDWKNGEFVFTNESLTSILKKVSRWYDVEIKYVRTPANMPTFTGSVSRSENISGVLKMLEETSNVRFSIEGKQVSVITK is encoded by the coding sequence ATGAAGAAGGACGTAAAAGAAGTATTGGATAAGATAAGTTCGGGCAATTATAATCCGGAGGAAGAAACCATTGCCAAACTTTGGTTACACCAACTTCACCAGAATGATGAGGCGGGGCTTTCCGAACAAGAAATTCAGGAGGTAAGTGACCAGATGTGGTTGTCGCTGGAGCCGAATAAAAAGCAACCCCAGCTTAATAAATATCGGAAATTAGTAGTTTATATGGCCGCAGCTGCATCTTTAGCTTTGATCATTGGTGTTGGTCTGTATTTTAATCAGCCGCCACCCTTATCCAAATCAATTCAGGCTAAAGCCTTTGCAAATGATATCCCTGCCGGAAGTAATAAGGCCTATCTGACATTGGCCAATGGGAAGAAACTCGCTTTGACAAATTCAGCTAATGGCACACTTGCAGAAGAAGCAGGAATAAAGATTACTAAAACCGCAGATGGACAACTGGTTTACACCATTGCAGATCAGGGGGAAAAAGGCATTGCGGGATATAACAGCATTGAAACGCCTCGTGGCGGACAGTATCAGCTGAATTTGCCTGATGGCACCAAAATCTGGATTAACTCAGCTTCTTCTTTAAAATATCCAGCCTCTTTCGCCTCTTTAAAAGAACGCAGGGTTGAATTAAGCGGAGAGGCTTATTTTGAAGTTGCCAAAGACAAAACACATCCTTTTATTGTGAAAAGCGGGAGACAGGAGATCCAGGTTTTGGGAACTCACTTTGATGTGAATGCTTATCCCGATGAACAGCTGATTAAAACCACATTGTTAGAAGGCTCTGTAAAGTTAAACAAGCAAGTCGTTTTAAAACCTGGTGAACAATCTTCGCTGACGGGTGAAAAGTTCACTGTGAAAGCGGTAAATGTTAATGATGCCGTGGACTGGAAAAACGGGGAATTTGTATTTACAAATGAATCCTTAACCAGTATTCTGAAGAAAGTTTCGCGCTGGTATGATGTAGAGATCAAATATGTGCGAACTCCGGCAAACATGCCCACATTTACAGGCTCTGTTTCCCGATCTGAAAATATATCTGGTGTTTTAAAAATGCTCGAAGAAACCAGTAACGTGCGCTTCTCTATCGAAGGAAAGCAAGTGAGTGTAATCACTAAATAA